cattttcttaagacaGTTTTAGTCTAGTAACAAAGATATTTTATTCTGATCTACATtatgatttttgtcttctgtttaatggaataattatgaaatatagtTTCTTGCATTTATAATTGAGAATAAGAGTAAATTCTATAATTATGAAATGTAGAAATTTAGAGAAGTTATAATTAAAgtcaatgctttttattttatttcctgcatTGATTAGTCCAGCAGTGACTAATTTGACATAgttttttttgaaacagctttattgagatataattcatgtaCCATACAAGTCACAgattttgaagtgtacaattctGTGTTTTTTGGGTATATTGCATTATTAATTGAAgttgtagtaaaatatatttttagacatatatgtatatcataaattttacaatttatgaattttaccattttaaagtataattcagtggcattaattgtATTCACAGTGTTTTTCAACAATCAGCACTATCTGTTTCTAAAACTTCCATCACACCAAGCAGAAACTCTATAACCACTAAGCAATAACTCCTCCCATTCTCCTTTACCTTTGCCATTTGGAAAtctctaatctactttctgtctatgaATTGGCCTATTCTAGATATTCTATCTAAATAGGATCATAAAGTGTTtctccttttatgtctggcttatttaacttaatgttttcaaggtttatccatattGTAATATGTATCAGAACCTTATTCCattttatgactaatatttcattgtatgtatatgtatgtgggtatatatataaaattttagtcaTTAATATATTCATGGGCACTTGAGTTTTCCCATCTTTGGTTATTGTgtataatgctgtaatgaacactGATTAATACTGCAATAGATGTATAAGTCTCTGTTCAAGCCTTTGCTTTCATATCTATAGAGTATATACTTTTAGAGTGGAATTGCTTGGTCACGTGATAATTCTgggtttaactttttgaagagccACCAGGCTTTTCCACAGCACattcaccattttacattcccaccagcaatgtccAAGGGTTCAAATTTCTCTacttccttgccaacacttgttaatttctatttgtttttttaaattgtagcacatcctcaccaaaacttgttattttccatttacaaaaaaaaaaaaaaatgtatagctaTCCTAGTAGGTATGCtgtggtatcttgtggttttaatttgatttttcctaatgactaaagatgctgagcatcttttcacgtgctcATTGACCACTTGTGTatatttagagaaatatctgttcaagtctgctttccattttttaattatgttGTTTGTAAAAGTTGTTTGTATACTTTTGAAACTATCATGATGGCCAGTGTAGCTGTAGCATATTGATCTGGGAGGAgaatgaaacaaagagaaattgAATTGGCATTTAGAAAACAGacaatggggacacctgggtggctcagcgattgagtgacTGCggtccgctcagggcgtgatcctagagtgctgggatcaagtcccacattgggctccctgcatggagcctacttctctctttgcctgtgtctctactctctctctctgtgtctcccatgaataaagaaataaaatcaacaacaacaacaaaaacagacaacGTAGGTTAACTTTGTGGGCTAAAAATTTCACCATAAAAACTAAGGGAAtaattgaaatgtttaaaatatgtcgtgttttgttttattttatttttttaaagatttatttatttattcatgagagacacagagagagagagagagggagagacacaggcagaaagaagtaggctccctgtggggagcctaatgcagaacttgatcccaggaccctgtgatcatgccccaagctaaaggcagatgctcaaccactgagctacccaggcgtcctaaAATACTGTGTTTTACACACAGAAGGGCCAATGCAGTAGCCATATTGACAGCAGAGGAGATACAAGAATACGTTCAGGAAGTCATGTTTGGAAGCTATTGCACTAGTCCAGGCAAGGCGATAATGGTGGCTTAGATTACATTGCTAGAGAAGAGGCAATGTTTATGAGATGTTGTTCTGTGAATGGGAGGTATATGCAAAACAGTCTCCAAAGGCTGAAGGAGCTCTAAGACTAAAGAAAAAGGCTGACAAATCCAGCTTGACAAGGGTGTCTTGGGTGGCTGCAAGAGGAGTAGATCTCTACAATACCACCTCCCTTAAGACTTGCTTTTATAGCTAGCCCCTAGAGGCTAGAGAGTACATGTTGGGGGACAGATCATTCAAGAGGAAAATGTTTAAGAATAGGTGTGGGTCAGTCATATCTCTAAGACAGACTGTGCATATTATATCGCAAGAGTGTTCTTAAGGGTGTggttaaacaaaaggaaagaatgtatgtgtgtgagtgtctGTGTGGTGTGTTGGTAGGAGGGGGGTCTTCATATCACTTCATATCACAGAATGATAGAATGATCATGGAAGATTTGTCCAAGGTGGTATTGATTTGGTTCACATGGATGTCTTTAAGCTACAGCTGATGTGACTTGCTAGTAGATTAGTTGTGTGAAGGTCAAGGAAATGGGGAATCTGGTCTGAGGAATAATTCCTAGGTTTTTAGGTTAAATTACTGGGTGAGTGAGTGCTGCAGTGAATGATATATGGACAATAAGTTAAGGGGAAATTAAAGTTTCTCTTTGGGCCATGTTAAATTTGAAATGCCTATAAGGCAATTAAATGGAGATATTAAGTAGTATAATTATGAATATGGGCTTTGTCAGCTTATATATGTCTTTAAAGTCAAGGATTGGATGAAGTAATTTACTAAATACTGAGAAGAGAAGGCCAAAGACTAAGTTCTGTAGCATTCCTGACATTTAGAGGTcagattgagaaggaagaacCAGCAAAAGAAGACTGAgtgaggggcgcctaggtggctcagttgcttaagcatccctctgttgattttggcttggttcaatctcatgggtcctgagatcaagccctgtgtcagactctgcactcagtatggagtctgcttaagcctctccctctgctccttgctcccccgcccccacttcctctctctcataaataaataaataaatcttttaaaaaaccagagTTTCACCTGTAAAACAGTCTAGAtctggtagtttttaaaaaagaagatgacTGAGTCACCAGTAAGGtagaataatattcatataaatgTGGGGTGCCTGAGTTGCTTAGTCGATTaatcgtctgccttcagctcaggccttgatctcaggttctcaggattgagccttgcattgggctccctgctcagctgggagccttcaccctctccctctgctgctccccttgcttgtgcttgcttttccccccctctctgtgtgtcaaataaataaataaaatctttgttaaaaaaaatctatgtaaatgTAATAGGAATGATGAGAAAGTAGTGTTTTTGGAGAATGGAAGTATCCACTTATTTAGCATTGTAGGTCCAAAATTATGTTTGACAAGTTGGCATTGTAGAGAGAGGTGATAAAACCAACTCTTAGTAAACCAAGTACAAATAGACatgcatacacaaaaataaattacagggacatctggctggctcagtcagtagagtgtgcaactcttcatctcaggatcttgagtttgagccccacgttgggcacagagattacgtaaaaaaaaaaaaaaaaatcccagtaggTTAAAGATtgacatttaaaaagcaaaacttcaGGACCTTGGTACTgtgaattatttcaaataagatacaaaaaaaaaaaaatacaaaggacttgttaaaaaatggataatttgGGGTACATTTGAAAGAAAAGTACCTGTACATCAAACCAAGTGAGAAGATAAGCcagagattgagagaaaatatttatatcacaTATAACCACCAATAATGAATATCCAGAATGTCAAAGAGCTTAAacaattcaataagaaaaagcCAAGCAGCTCAACAGAAAAGTGGACAAAAGATACAAATAGGCAATTTATAGAAGAGAAACCTGAATAGCCGAGaacatatttaaagattttaggggcacctgggtggctcagtgggttaaacatttgccctcagctcaggtcatgttcctggggtcttgggattgagccctgggtagggtagggctccctgcttgatggggagcctgcttcaccctatccttctgttcctcccactcatgttctctcttttttatgctctctctctctctaataaataaataaaatctgttaaaaaagattttaaaaagataaatacataaaaatatatttatataaatatataaaatatataaatataaatcaaccTCACTAgcaatcagagaaataaaattaaagacacaGACTCAATTTTACTATCCTCagattgacaaaaataaaaagactgacaataacAGGAATTGGAAGGAACATGAAATAAGACCTTCCCTAAACTGCTGGTGTGAAAAAATATGTGATagcattaattatttaaaattaaaaatgtttgggatccctgggtggcgcagcggtttggcgcctgcctttggcccagggcgcgatcctggagacccgggatcgaatcccacgtcgggctcccggtgcatggagcctgcttctctctctgcctgtgtctctgcctctctctctctgtgactatcataaataaataaaaattaaaaaaaaaaaacaataaaattaaaaatgtttaaattttattttttttctaaaaaatttttttttctgctaaatctaagaaaaaatcttatagtgattttttttttgaaatgttttatttatttattcatgagagacacagagaggcaggtagagacacagacagagggagaagcaagctccatgtagggagcctgatgtgggacttgatcccgagagtccaggatcatgccctgggccaaaggcaggctctaaactgctgagccacccagggatcttggtaatttttaattacattttattttactattattattttaaggtgaGGAAAGGATAATTATTAGGTATTAATCtttaaacaatattttcatttttaaaaagtttccaagTTTAAGGTTGGGAGAGAAAATAATCTATGAAGTGTTATTATTGGCAAAGTAGTAGGATTCCTTAGATTTCTCCTGTATTTGGggatttatgtatcttttttgtattccaggaccctgggatcatcacctaagccaaaggcagatgctcaacctgagCCAACCGGTTGCCCCCCCccagttttaaattaaattaaattaaattttaataaaattgattttatttatttattcatgagaaacacacagagagaggcagagacataggcagagggagaagcaggctcctcagggagcctgatgcaggacttgatcccaggatttgggatcatgacctgagctaaaagcagacgctcaatggctgagccacccaggcatccctagatctAAAAGTATCTTAACATGTAGGCCTATTTCTATCTtcagttgagaaaactgaagccttGGGAGAGTATGTAACTTATTCAGAGTTAATGATTTTActcatttcatgttttttttttttttttctttttaagaatgtaGTCTAAGAGCACTGAATCGAATACTACATGATGAAATACTTAATAAACCTATGGAAACGCTTAAACTTGCCATTCCATCAGGGATATATACTCTTCAGAATAATTTACTCTATGTGGCACTGTCAAATCTGGATGCAGCTACGTATCAGGTACTTAGAATATATTTCTAGTGGCTCTTTtaagaaacagacaaacaaacaataatattacctgttttctttttcaggttaCATATCAATTGAAAATTCTTACAACAGCATTATTTTCTGTGTCTATGCTTAGTAAAAAATTAGGTGTGTACCAGTGGCTCTCCCTGGTAATTTTGATGACAGGAGTTGCTTTTGTACAGGTAACTATTCAAGCAAGATAAGTATACCTTTCATTTTATCACAATTTCAAAACCTTATTTATTGTGTATGGAGAATACGGTTCTGTTATTTGTTGAAGTGAGTAAATGCCTATTCTCACAATTGACATTTTTTGAGGGCTTCCTTTGAGCAAGATACTACATTGGGGCTGcaactaataataaataaataaaaatctgactgacttatttcacttagccttatactctctagatccatctatgttgttatacatggcaagatttcattctttcttttttttttttatttcattctttcttatgccTGAGTCTactctgtatgtatatatgatttcactcatatatgacatttaagaaacaaaaaaataaagaaaaaaggagataagCCAAAAAACAGACCCTTAACCATACAtgacaaactaatggttaccagagaggaggcaggTAGGGAGATAtggaaataggtgaaggggattaagagtacactgaTCTTGAgtgctgagtaatatatagaattgtttttgttttttttttatttatttttattttttttttttagaattgttaaattactatattgtacatctaaaactaatgtaagtggaatttaaacaaaggaatgaatgaatcagtgaaattcttaaaattaaaataaataaaaataaaattgtctgacattaaaaaatgaacaatctAGGTAGGGAAATAAGATACTGTATATGaaataaatctgatttttattGGATGTCTGAGCATTTGAGATTATTAATCACTCCCTTTTTATTGTCTATCAGCTTCCCTGATAACCATTCTTTCCTGGTTCTTCTCATCTttcaaatgattctttttttggAGTTCCTTCCTGGGGTCCTCTTCCTTGATTCTTGATACTGGGGTTGCTGGTAGGCTTGTTATTTCCCTtaaattatgtctttatttttggaGACTTCAtccattctgtagtttttaacaCTTAAATGTTCATGGTTCCTTGGTCTATGTCACCACATATAATTTCAGATTTGTATATCTAAGTATCTGTTGGACATCTTAGCTTGCTGAGTCAATAGGACTTATAAACTAAGCATATCCAAAACTAAACTTTATCTGTTCCTCCACCAAACCTgtcttgtttctattttttccttcattattaCTCTGCCTAGGAGTTGGCctagattcttccttctgcctgtatATATAATCGGTCACTAAGACCTTGCTGattctgccttcttttttctttcttaatatattatttatttatttatttgagagagagagtgagggagcaaGAGCGTgcaagggagcacaagcaggggggaggggcagagggagagggagaagcagactactgggcagagagcctgacctgacctgaaggcagatccttaactgactgagacacccaggtgcccctgattctgCTTTCTAATGCTTCTTGATTCTTGTCTTAACTGTCTCTATTATCACTTCCCCAGTTCATGTCTTCTTTGTTTCTCACAGGATCATTTgcctcctgattttttttttttttttttacttcactcTTACCCATCCCTTAAAACTCAAACTCCACATAGTAACCACTATGGTTTATCTAAAAACAAATCCAGTCATGTTAGTTTCTTGCCATCCAGAATGTGGTATATCTGTTACTTTCCCTAGAGTGTagtatgtctatcatgaataagtatatgtatatttaaaacagcgcaagcatttttttaagctatttttaagtaacctctatacacagtgtggggctcaaacttataacccctagatcaagagttgcatgctctaccatttgagccagctaggtgctgcttggataattttatttttattattttttaaagattttatttatttattaataagagacacggacagagagaagcagagacataagcagaagggagaagcaggctccctgcaaggagcccgaggcgggactcgatcctggatcctgggatcatgacctgagccaaaggcaacacccaacagctgagccaccaggcgtcccttgaataaattttctagtagttatttttaaatgaatattacaGAAATTTAACTTGTCATTTCAAACCCATATTTTCATAGATACTGCTAAGGATAAGCTAAAgtagatattatattttaaaaagtgagggttttttttttatttttaaaaagattttatttatttattcatgagagacacaaagacatagagaggcagagacataaacagagggagaagcagtttccatgcagggagcctgatatggaactcgatcctgggactccaggatcacgccctgagccaaaggcagacgctcaaccactgagccatccaggcatcccaaaaagtGAGGTGTTTTAGATGAAAATATCAATAGTTCAGGTAGAACATGAAAAAAACATGAAGATGATAGTTTCAGGAACACTGATCTATAGGATAAAGCTCACAGTGGTTGACATGATACCATATGGACCTTCCATAATTACCACAATTCCAGACTCATTTTTGCTACTCTAACAGTTCACACTCTGAATTTCTACAACATAACTTCTTAGGAAGCTGTTTTGTGCATCtgtgcatttacttttttttttcttttttagggaatttttagaaattgtgaGTTGTAACAGTAATATCACAGGGGGAAACAATTAAAATGATTCTAAGGTTTTCTTTCAGAAGCTCTCCTCTGCAATCCCCAAGAATGGTATTGGTTGCACTTTTATCTTAAGGTCTGAGAGTGGACTCTAAAAATGCACTTTgtaaaatataagaactaaactctggttttgtttttctttttgttcagtgGCCCTCAGATTCTCAAGAGCTTGATTCTAAGGAACTGTCAGCTGGCTCTCAGTTTGTAGGCCTCATGGCAGTACTCACAGCATGTTTTTCAAGTGGTTTTGCTGGGGTTTACtttgagaaaatcttaaaagaaaccaaacaatcAGTGTGGATAAGAAACATTCAACTTGGTAAGTTTTAAGTGCTttctaatatgatttttttaaatgattatattgTTAGATTTAAATATTACTACATATCGTTAAATAAATAAGCCACTCATGAAATCTGCCATTGATACAAATACCTGGCaagatttttgccttttaaaacattatattttaaatgaatgccTTTTACTGAAGAATATGGAATTTTAAGCCTATGACATAAGGGTGTACATAGCCTGTTTCGGTCCTCACTATTTGAAGACTTAGGAACTTTATTCTTGATTTCTCAGTTCTTAGAGAAGATGTTACAAATAACCTATTTTCCTCCTGGAAAAGGAGATTAAAATACTTGGCAATTTCAATTATATGATTCA
This genomic window from Canis aureus isolate CA01 chromosome 8, VMU_Caureus_v.1.0, whole genome shotgun sequence contains:
- the SLC35A3 gene encoding UDP-N-acetylglucosamine transporter isoform X5 — encoded protein: MEENGQKIATEANEDKTMSTNLKYLSLGILVFQTTSLVLTMRYSRTLKEEGPRYLSSTAVVVAELLKIMACILLVYKDSKCSLRALNRILHDEILNKPMETLKLAIPSGIYTLQNNLLYVALSNLDAATYQVTYQLKILTTALFSVSMLSKKLGVYQWLSLVILMTGVAFVQWPSDSQELDSKELSAGSQFVGLMAVLTACFSSGFAGVYFEKILKETKQSVWIRNIQLVSFSLEPSL
- the SLC35A3 gene encoding UDP-N-acetylglucosamine transporter isoform X4: MEENGQKIATEANEDKTMSTNLKYLSLGILVFQTTSLVLTMRYSRTLKEEGPRYLSSTAVVVAELLKIMACILLVYKDSKCSLRALNRILHDEILNKPMETLKLAIPSGIYTLQNNLLYVALSNLDAATYQVTYQLKILTTALFSVSMLSKKLGVYQWLSLVILMTGVAFVQWPSDSQELDSKELSAGSQFVGLMAVLTACFSSGFAGVYFEKILKETKQSVWIRNIQLGFFGSIFGLMGVYIYDGELVSKNGFFQGYNRLTWIVVILQFFQEG